The DNA region TCCATGAAGCGCTCGCCGGCCGAATTGGTGAGATAGCCACCTTCGCCGCGCGCTCCCTCGGTGATCAGGCAGCCGGCGCCATAGATACCGGTCGGATGGAACTGCACGAATTCCATGTCCTGAAGCGGCAGGCCGGCGCGCAGCACCATGCCGCCGCCGTCGCCGGTGCAAGTATGGGCCGAGGTCGCCGAGAAATAGGCGCGGCCATAGCCGCCGGTAGCGAGGATCGTCTTGGTCGCGCGGAAGCGATGCAGCGTGCCGTCGTCGAGGCAAAGCGCCACGACGCCGCGGCAAACGCCGTCCTCCATGATCAGGTCGATCGCGAAATACTCGATGTAGAACTCGCACGCATGGCGCAGCGACTGGCCATAGAGCGTGTGCAGGATGGCATGGCCGGTGCGGTCGGCGGCGGCGCAGGTGCGCTGGGCGATGCCCTTGCCGAAATTCGTCGTCATGCCGCCGAAGGGCCGCTGGTAGATCTTGCCGGCCTCGGTGCGCGAGAAGGGCACGCCGAAATGCTCGAGCTCATAGACGGCGGCAGGGGCGTGGCGGACGAGATATTCGATCGCGTCCTGATCGCCGAGCCAGTCCGACCCCTTGACGGTGTCGTACATGTGGAAGCGCCAATCGTCCTCGCCCATATTGCCGAGCGCGGCCGAGATGCCGCCCTGCGCTGCCACGGTGTGGCTGCGGGTCGGGAACACCTTGGTGATGCAAGCGGTCTTTAGCCCGCCCTCGCTGGCGCCGAGAGCGGCCCGAAGGCCAGCGCCGCCAGCGCCGACGACGACGACGTCGAACGTATGGTCGATGAAGGGATAGGCGCGGCCATTGGTGGCCGTCGCGCTGCCATTGGCTTCCGCCATGTCAGCCTCCGAAGCTGATCTTGAGGAGGGCGAGCGCGGTGGCAAGGCCGACCGCGACCGAGAAGAACGAGTTGGCGATGACGGCGGCGACGAGCGCGGCGCCATGGAAATAATCCTCGATGATCACCTGCATGCCGAGCTTCATATGCCAGGCTCCGGCGCCCACCATGAGGATCATCAGCAGCGCCACGAAGGGGTTGGCGAGCACCGCCACCACATCCGGATAGGGCCGTCCCGCGATCGCGATTAGCAGGATCAGGAAACCGGTGACGAGGATGGCGAGCGCGGCGCCGGTGACGCGTTGGTGCCAGAAATGCTCCGTTCCCGCCTTGGCCGAGCCGAGGCCACGGACGCGGGAGAGTGGCGTTCTCATCGACATGAAGGTCGCCTCTTTCAGTGGATGAGCAGGCCGACGATCCAGACGAGGACCGTCAGAATCGCGGATGCGATGATGTTGGCGTAGGCGAGATTGTCGCGCGCGCTCTTCGAGAAGCCGGCGCCAAAATCCCAGACGAAGTGGCGCAGGCCCCCGAGCAGGTGATGGATCAGGGCCCAGCTATAGCCGAACAGCACGAGACGGCCGATCCAGGATCCGAACACGGCATTGGCGACATCGAAATAGGCCGGGCCGGCGGCGGCGGCGATCAGCCACCAGGCCAGAAGAAGCGTTCCGAAATAGAGCGCGGCGCCTGTGACGCGATGCAGGATCGACATCGTCATCGTGATGGGCCAGCGATAGACCTGCAGATGGGGGGAGAGCGGACGGCCCGGCTTCGCCTCGGAATTCGACATATTTTCGACCCTCGATAGCTTACGTTTACGTAAGCTTCCTCCCTCAAGAGAATTTAGATCGGTTCTAGCGGCATTGTAAGGCGCGGTCAAAAACCTTTCGATATCCGCGTCGATCCAACGCTATAGCATTCGCTTCGCCGGGCGGGGTGCGGAGCTTTCCCAGAATCGTACTGGCCATCGGGACGAAGGAGGTAGTGACATGACGCGACGCCTGATTTCTACCGGCTCGACCTTCGAAAAAATCGCCGGATATTCCCGTGCCGTGGTGCAGGGACCGTGGTGCTTCGTCGCCGGTACGACCGGCTACGATTATGCCACGATGATCATGCCTGAGGCAGTCGAGGAACAGACGAGAAACGCCATGGCGACGATCGAAAAGGCGCTCGCCGAGGGCGGCTTCACGCTCTCCGACGTCGTTCGCGTCCACTATTATCTGAAGGATGCGGCCCTGGTTGATTCGGTCTTCGAGATCGTCGGCGGCTTCTTCGCCGATATCCGGCCGGCGGCGACCATGCTCATCTGCGATCTGGTCGACCCGGAGATCCTGATCGAGATCGAGGTCACCGCGCTCAAGAGCTGAGTCTCCCATGCAGGAGCAACTTGCATAGCGGCGCCCTCGGCTTTATCGCTCGTCGCCTATCGCCACGCTGCGCAGACATAGACCGACGAAAGAACCGTTCCATGACCAGCTATAACCTCCTCCTCCTGCCGGGTGACGGCATCGGTACCGAAATCATGGCCGAGGTGCAGACGGTCATTGACTGGTTTTCCAAGCGTGGCGTCGCCTCGTTCGAATATGAGCAGGACCTCGTCGGCGGGTCGGCCTATGACGCCCATGGCAAGGCTGTATCCGAGGCGACCATGGCCAAGGCGCTTGCAGCCGACGCCGTGATGTTCGGCGCGGTCGGCGGTCCGAAATGGGCCGACGTTCCCTATGAGGTGCGTCCCGAGGCAGCGCTGCTGCGGCTCCGGAAGGACCTCGCGCTGTTCGCCAATCTGCGCCCGGCGATCTGCTATCCGGCGCTGGCCGACGCCTCTTCGCTGAAGCGCGACTTGGTCGAGGGCCTCGATATCCTCATCGTGCGGGAACTCACCGGCGGCGTTTATTTCGGCGAGCCGAAGGAGATCGTGACGCTGGAGAACGGACAGAAGCGCGCCGTCGATACGCAGCTCTACACGACGCCCGAGATCGAGCGCATCGCCCGTGTCGCCTTCGATCTCGCCCGCACCCGCGGCAGCCGGGTCGCGTCGGCCGAGAAGCACAATGTGATGAAGAGCGGCGTGCTGTGGAAGCAGATCGTGACGCGGATCGGTAAGGAAGAATATGCCGATGTCGCGCTCGAACATGTGCTCGCCGACAATTGCGCCATGCAGCTCGTGCGCCGGCCGAAGCAGTTCGACGTCATTGTCTGCGACAATCTCTTCGGCGATATCCTCTCCGACGTCGCGGCGATGCTGACCGGCTCGCTCGGCATGCTGCCTTCGGCTTCGCTCGGCGCGCCGGATGCCACGACCGGCCGGCGCAAGGCGCTCTATGAGCCGGTGCATGGTTCGGCGCCGGACATCGCCGGCCAGGGCATCGCCAATCCGATCGCGATGATCGCTTCCTTCGCCATGGCGCTGCGCTATTCCTTCGGCCTGGTGGAAGCCGCCGACCTGCTCGACCGCGCCATCGCCGGCGTGCTCGGCAAGGGGTTGCGCACCGCCGACATCTTCACCGAGGGCACGACCAAGGTCGGAACCCACGCGATGGGTTCGGCGATCGTCGCGGAGTTGGATGCGCTCTCGGCTTGAGGACGCAGTCGCCCGCGAAGTTTTTGCGCGGTCCGGCTGGTCAAGCCGGGCCGACCTCTGTATAAGGCCGCATTCAAAATCCACTGCGATGCCCTGCCGGGCGGCGCGCCGCCGGTTTGTAGGCGTTGTGACGAAGGAAGACGAGAAATGGCAGTTCCGAAGCGAAAGACGTCGCCGTCGAAGCGCAATATGCGCCGTTCGCACGACGCCCTGTCCCAGCCGACCTATACCGAAGACAAGAACTCGGGCGAGCTGCGCCGTCCGCATCACATCGACCTGAAGACCGGCATGTATCGCGGCCGTCAGATCCTGACGCCGAAGAGCGAGAGCTGATCTTATCAGCGGATGCTGCTGAAGGCCGGCCTTGCGCCGGCCTTTTTGTTTGATGACTGTCCGGCTGCCGCGGGGGTGATTGCGGCGCGTTTCCTGACGTGAGAGTGTCGGCGCTCCAACGGAAAGTTGTGTTGCCGCCGCTTGGCTGCGACGGGTGGGGGCGTCGAATGCCGAAGGAGAGCCTGCCCGTCGAGCAGATCCTCGCGAGGATCGGTGAGGCTGCCTATCGCTGGTCGATCGCCGAAGACCGGATCGAATGGAGCGACGGCGCGGCGGCCGTGTTCGGGCTCGTCTCGATGGAGAGCCTCGCGACGGGAAGTGACTTTGCCGGCCTCGTCGAGAAAGCCAGCGGTGTTTCCCGCTCCGATCATATTCTCACCTCGTCGATCCAAGATCCAGGTGACGGGGTTTCCTACCAGATCGAATATTCGGTGCGTCCCTTCGGCCCAGACGGTCCCTTGCTATGGATCGAGGATTGCGGTCGTTGGTACGCCGATGGCGGCAGGCAGGCCGCGCGGGCCGAGGGCGTCGTGCGCGTCGTCAATGAACGCCACGCGCGGGAGGAGCGGCTCGCCTTCCTCTCGCGCTATGACGAGGAGACCGGCCTTTTCAACCGCTCGCACCTGCTCGATCGCCTTGATGAGGCAATCGAGCAGTCGCTGAAGCTTCGCGTTCCGTCCGCCTTCCTGGTGGTGGCAATCGACAATCTGCTGCTGATCCACGAAGCCTATGGCATGCATGCCGCCGATCTGGTCCTCGCTGCCGTCGCGCAGCGAATCCGTGGCCGATTGCGGGAGAGCGATGTCATCGGACGCTTTGCGCCGGACCGGATCGGCATCCTGCTCAATCATTGCGAAGAAAATGAAATGTCGATCGCGGCGGAGCGCTTCATCGCCGCCGTGGGCGAAGATGTCGTCACGACGGACGACGTATCGATATCGGTAACCATATCGATCGGGGCGGTTGCGATACCGCGCCATGCGCGGCGGCGGGAAGAGGCCATCGAGCGGGCGCTGGAGACGCTGGCGCTTGTCGGCGCCAGTGGTTCGGGGCGGTTCATGGCGTTCGCCTCGTCCCTTGCCCGGGCCGAGGAGCGCAAGGACAATGCCGAGCTATCGCGCCAATTGGTGGGCGCGCTCGCCGAAGGGCGGCTGAAACTTGCCTTCCAACCCGTGATCGATATAGCCACCCGCCAGCCGGTCTACCACGAGGCGCTGCTCCGCCTCGTCCAGCCGGATGGAGCCGTCGCTCCCGCGGCGCAAATTGTGCCGCTGGCCGAGCGGCTCGGCCTATCGCGCCTCTTCGATCTCGCCGTGCTCGATCTCGTCTTCGGCACGCTGGCGCAAGACGCGGAGGCGGTCCTCTCCGTCAATGTGGCCCCCGAGACGGCCGCCGGGCCGGACTGGCTGGCGAAGTTGGCTGATGGGCTCTCGCGCATTCCCGGAGCGGGGCGCCGCCTCATTGTCGAGCTCACCGAGGTGAGCGCGATTCGCAACCTCGACGACATGACGAAGTTCGTTGCGCGGCTTCACGATCTCGGCGTGCGCCTTGCCATCGACGATTTCGGCGCCGGCTATACCTCGTTTCGCAGCCTTCGGGCGCTCAAGGTCGACATCGTCAAAATCGATGGCAGCTTCGTCGAGAACCTGGCTTCCTCACCTGAAGACCAGCTCTTCGTGCGCCATCTCGCCGGTCTCGCTTCCGAACTCGGCATCGAGACGGTCGCCGAATGGGTGACGGATGAGGAGTCGGTCCGGATGCTGGCGGGCTGGGGCGTACAAAGGCTGCAGGGCGACGCCTTTGGCGGGGCCACCTTCACGCCTGTTTTTGGATAGGCGGCGACTCAGCCGGCCGCAAAAACGTCCATCCGGCCGGCCAGTTCGAAGTCCTTCGCCGTCAGGCCGCCGGCATCATGGGTCGTGAGCGTCACGGTGACGGTCTTGTAGGCATTCGACCAGTCCGGGTGGTGGCCGAGGCTTTCGGCCGCGAGCGCCACGCGGGTCATGAAGCCGAAGGCCTCGCTGAAATCTGCGAACACGAAGGTACGCGTGATGGCGTCGCCCGAATGGTCCAGCTTCCAGCCCTTGAGCCGGGCGAGTGCCGCGTCGCGCTCGGCGGCGCCGAGGCGTTTCATGCTGCTTCCGCCAGCGGATAGGTCTGTTCCACCAGATAGGGTCCGCCGCCGGTCGAATCCTTCGACGAGAGCAGGACGAAGCGGTTCACCTCGAAGGGGCCGGCGAAGAAGCCGCCGCGCAGGGCCAGATAGTCGGCGAGTTCGCGCTGCGGCGTCCCGCGGAGGCGCGCCAGGGTGACATGCGGCGTGAAGCGGCGTCCCTCCGGCGGAAGGCCGATCTTCTGGATGATCCGCTCATGCTCGGCCTGCAATTCGGCCAGCGCCCGCGACGGCGCCACTTTCGCGACCAGCGAATGCGGCTTCGACGTGCCGAAGGCGGTCAGTCCGTCGAATTGCAGCTCGATGTCCCGCCGCTTCACGCGCGAGAGGGCATCGACGATCTCGTCGGCGGTACGGAAGTCGATATCGCCGATGAAGCGCAATGTGACGTGGTAATTTTCCGCGTCGATCCAGCGGCCTCCCGGCAGGCCGCCCCGCAACAGGGACAGCCTGTCTCCCACTTCGGCCGGAACTTCGAGCGCGGTGAAAAGGCGCGGCATCGGCATCCCCCTTTGCAGGAATCGACGAAGGATGTCGAAAGCATTGCGGTTTGGCCGCAGCCTGTAAAGCCGCAATTGCCGCCGCGCCCTGTCGCCTCAGGGGCTGGGGTTGCCGACGAGCTGGTGAACGGCGTCGATCGCCGCCGCGATTTCGGGCGTGATCGCGACGTCCACCGAATCAACGTCGGCGGCGAGCTGCTCCATCGTCGTGGCGCCGATGATGTTGGACGTGACGAAGGGTCGCGTGGTGACGAAGGCGAGCGCCATTTGC from Kaistia algarum includes:
- the sdhC gene encoding succinate dehydrogenase, cytochrome b556 subunit, with translation MSNSEAKPGRPLSPHLQVYRWPITMTMSILHRVTGAALYFGTLLLAWWLIAAAAGPAYFDVANAVFGSWIGRLVLFGYSWALIHHLLGGLRHFVWDFGAGFSKSARDNLAYANIIASAILTVLVWIVGLLIH
- the leuB gene encoding 3-isopropylmalate dehydrogenase, with product MTSYNLLLLPGDGIGTEIMAEVQTVIDWFSKRGVASFEYEQDLVGGSAYDAHGKAVSEATMAKALAADAVMFGAVGGPKWADVPYEVRPEAALLRLRKDLALFANLRPAICYPALADASSLKRDLVEGLDILIVRELTGGVYFGEPKEIVTLENGQKRAVDTQLYTTPEIERIARVAFDLARTRGSRVASAEKHNVMKSGVLWKQIVTRIGKEEYADVALEHVLADNCAMQLVRRPKQFDVIVCDNLFGDILSDVAAMLTGSLGMLPSASLGAPDATTGRRKALYEPVHGSAPDIAGQGIANPIAMIASFAMALRYSFGLVEAADLLDRAIAGVLGKGLRTADIFTEGTTKVGTHAMGSAIVAELDALSA
- the sdhD gene encoding succinate dehydrogenase, hydrophobic membrane anchor protein gives rise to the protein MSMRTPLSRVRGLGSAKAGTEHFWHQRVTGAALAILVTGFLILLIAIAGRPYPDVVAVLANPFVALLMILMVGAGAWHMKLGMQVIIEDYFHGAALVAAVIANSFFSVAVGLATALALLKISFGG
- a CDS encoding RidA family protein, which translates into the protein MTRRLISTGSTFEKIAGYSRAVVQGPWCFVAGTTGYDYATMIMPEAVEEQTRNAMATIEKALAEGGFTLSDVVRVHYYLKDAALVDSVFEIVGGFFADIRPAATMLICDLVDPEILIEIEVTALKS
- a CDS encoding bifunctional diguanylate cyclase/phosphodiesterase; this translates as MPKESLPVEQILARIGEAAYRWSIAEDRIEWSDGAAAVFGLVSMESLATGSDFAGLVEKASGVSRSDHILTSSIQDPGDGVSYQIEYSVRPFGPDGPLLWIEDCGRWYADGGRQAARAEGVVRVVNERHAREERLAFLSRYDEETGLFNRSHLLDRLDEAIEQSLKLRVPSAFLVVAIDNLLLIHEAYGMHAADLVLAAVAQRIRGRLRESDVIGRFAPDRIGILLNHCEENEMSIAAERFIAAVGEDVVTTDDVSISVTISIGAVAIPRHARRREEAIERALETLALVGASGSGRFMAFASSLARAEERKDNAELSRQLVGALAEGRLKLAFQPVIDIATRQPVYHEALLRLVQPDGAVAPAAQIVPLAERLGLSRLFDLAVLDLVFGTLAQDAEAVLSVNVAPETAAGPDWLAKLADGLSRIPGAGRRLIVELTEVSAIRNLDDMTKFVARLHDLGVRLAIDDFGAGYTSFRSLRALKVDIVKIDGSFVENLASSPEDQLFVRHLAGLASELGIETVAEWVTDEESVRMLAGWGVQRLQGDAFGGATFTPVFG
- the thpR gene encoding RNA 2',3'-cyclic phosphodiesterase, which translates into the protein MPRLFTALEVPAEVGDRLSLLRGGLPGGRWIDAENYHVTLRFIGDIDFRTADEIVDALSRVKRRDIELQFDGLTAFGTSKPHSLVAKVAPSRALAELQAEHERIIQKIGLPPEGRRFTPHVTLARLRGTPQRELADYLALRGGFFAGPFEVNRFVLLSSKDSTGGGPYLVEQTYPLAEAA
- a CDS encoding 4a-hydroxytetrahydrobiopterin dehydratase; amino-acid sequence: MKRLGAAERDAALARLKGWKLDHSGDAITRTFVFADFSEAFGFMTRVALAAESLGHHPDWSNAYKTVTVTLTTHDAGGLTAKDFELAGRMDVFAAG
- the rpmF gene encoding 50S ribosomal protein L32: MAVPKRKTSPSKRNMRRSHDALSQPTYTEDKNSGELRRPHHIDLKTGMYRGRQILTPKSES